A portion of the Simkania negevensis Z genome contains these proteins:
- a CDS encoding TolC family protein: MSQMPKSEVIRAARRVALNVQELFRSGHNQELSTHFRHSLTPVINTQTAKDLAFVIPTKLERDALLLAYRYQPFASLSLLDATKRAVSSNLELLAEDFTVKSGTQDVLRSFSKLLPQVFFHLEGRKIDPNQARNTFGLEPENLIRSSFLIHQTLYDDKKIADFVVQKRTQKAREYHLDSFELDIILSTAVAYLTLLRLDADLEIAKENISLSRAHLSRSKELVDSGMTRLSEVYRWESELAANQDQLVTLIAVKENLETEFNRLLNRPLDTPIHLEKLSPHFYETLSRQLQQTPLLKHFKRSMAEIARSNSPELKGIDEMLVALERKLTAAKRSFYLPEFAAFGEFSNNLYQEGAGTTPPPGISNKKLYSKVGVSLTYPLFTSGGRVSEKNQANFEIQKTKTLRASLLEKIDEAIIQTIDTMKASYESIHFAEQAFETAQKNLILVTKSYAHGEVSVVDLLDAQHQMIVSKQHHAHTFYDFLIDVMKFQRALSHFTFFQEST, from the coding sequence ATGTCTCAAATGCCCAAAAGCGAAGTAATCCGCGCTGCAAGGCGGGTGGCCCTTAATGTCCAAGAGCTCTTCCGCAGCGGCCATAACCAAGAGCTTTCGACCCACTTTCGTCATAGCCTAACTCCTGTGATCAACACCCAAACAGCAAAAGATCTTGCTTTTGTGATTCCCACAAAGTTAGAAAGAGACGCTCTCCTCCTCGCTTACCGTTACCAACCTTTTGCTTCTCTTTCACTCTTAGATGCCACAAAGCGGGCGGTTAGCAGCAACTTAGAGCTCTTGGCAGAAGATTTTACGGTTAAAAGTGGTACGCAAGATGTTTTGCGCAGTTTTTCCAAACTCCTTCCCCAAGTCTTTTTCCATCTCGAAGGAAGAAAAATCGACCCCAACCAAGCGAGAAACACATTTGGCTTAGAGCCCGAAAATCTGATTCGCAGCTCCTTTCTCATCCATCAAACGCTCTATGATGATAAGAAAATTGCTGACTTTGTCGTTCAAAAACGTACACAAAAAGCGCGGGAGTACCACTTAGACTCGTTTGAACTCGACATCATTTTAAGCACAGCAGTTGCTTATCTCACCCTTTTACGCCTAGATGCCGATTTAGAAATCGCAAAAGAAAACATTTCCCTTTCACGGGCCCACTTAAGCCGTTCAAAAGAGCTTGTCGACTCTGGAATGACGCGTCTCTCTGAGGTTTATAGGTGGGAAAGTGAGCTTGCTGCAAATCAAGATCAACTTGTCACCTTGATTGCAGTGAAAGAAAATTTAGAGACCGAGTTCAATCGTTTACTCAATCGCCCCCTCGACACTCCGATCCATCTTGAAAAACTTTCCCCCCATTTTTACGAAACCCTAAGTCGTCAATTGCAACAAACACCCCTCCTTAAACATTTCAAACGGTCGATGGCTGAAATAGCACGCAGCAATTCTCCTGAGCTCAAAGGAATCGATGAAATGCTCGTTGCACTTGAGCGAAAGTTAACAGCTGCAAAACGCTCATTTTATTTGCCAGAATTTGCTGCCTTTGGGGAGTTTTCAAACAACCTCTACCAAGAAGGAGCCGGAACCACGCCTCCTCCGGGTATCAGCAATAAGAAACTTTACTCAAAAGTGGGTGTCAGCCTGACCTACCCTCTCTTTACAAGTGGTGGGCGTGTTTCTGAAAAGAATCAAGCAAACTTTGAAATTCAAAAAACAAAAACTTTGCGCGCTTCGCTCCTTGAAAAAATCGATGAAGCCATCATTCAAACAATTGATACCATGAAAGCAAGTTACGAAAGTATCCACTTTGCTGAACAAGCCTTCGAAACTGCCCAAAAAAACTTAATACTCGTCACAAAATCGTATGCTCATGGAGAAGTCTCCGTTGTTGATCTGCTCGATGCTCAACATCAAATGATTGTGTCGAAACAGCATCATGCCCATACATTTTACGACTTCTTGATCGATGTCATGAAATTTCAACGAGCCTTAAGCCATTTTACCTTTTTCCAGGAGTCCACATGA
- a CDS encoding PTS sugar transporter subunit IIA: protein MDLKIKDVAELLNVSETTIRRWLAEGKIPAYRLHHQYRFSRIEIENWMMSCRLEKGKGNFLPGEEKEIYPKLQDKKKEKDPEDLQKRGMQQFGLYRAVHRGGVFTELTSQTKEAIIKEAMETVADNLSLDPAVMSELLLDREKLMPTALNNGIAVPHTRDFLLKGPTDVIVVVFPKKPIHWGALDEHPVHTLFFLFACDDKRHLHLLAKLAHLSSNDEALELLKSRPSKKELLDYIKDWESKVLSQ from the coding sequence ATGGATCTCAAAATCAAAGATGTCGCGGAGCTGCTAAATGTTTCAGAAACGACAATCAGACGGTGGTTAGCGGAGGGAAAAATTCCAGCCTATCGTTTGCATCATCAGTACCGTTTCAGCCGTATTGAAATTGAAAACTGGATGATGAGCTGTCGTTTAGAAAAGGGAAAGGGCAATTTCCTGCCAGGAGAGGAAAAGGAAATTTACCCCAAGCTTCAAGATAAAAAGAAAGAAAAAGATCCAGAAGACCTTCAAAAGCGAGGGATGCAGCAATTTGGACTTTACCGAGCAGTGCATAGAGGTGGAGTGTTTACCGAGCTTACGTCCCAAACGAAAGAAGCGATCATTAAAGAAGCTATGGAAACTGTGGCAGATAACCTGTCTTTAGATCCTGCGGTGATGAGCGAACTCCTTCTCGATCGAGAAAAATTGATGCCGACGGCACTCAACAATGGAATTGCCGTTCCTCATACACGAGATTTTCTCTTGAAAGGGCCGACAGATGTCATCGTCGTTGTTTTTCCCAAAAAACCAATTCATTGGGGGGCCTTAGACGAGCATCCGGTGCATACTCTCTTCTTTCTCTTTGCATGTGATGACAAAAGACACCTTCACCTTCTAGCAAAACTTGCTCATCTCAGTAGTAATGACGAAGCGCTTGAGCTATTGAAATCGCGGCCAAGTAAAAAAGAGCTTCTCGACTACATTAAAGATTGGGAGTCGAAAGTCCTTTCTCAATAA